AAAAACTTGTCAACGATGGCCATGCCCATAACATCAAGAGTGCTAAAAGAATGGTAGAAAGAGTACGGCCAGAGGTCTGGGATGTGTTAGAGGAAGTAATTAAAGAACATCCGGTTCTCTTAAACCGTGCCCCAACTCTACACCGGTTAGGTATCCAGGCCTTTGAACCGGTATTGGTGGAAGGCCGGGCCATTAAGATTCATCCCATGGTATGTACTGCCTACAACGCGGACTTTGACGGTGACCAAATGGCTGTGCACGTACCGCTGTCTGCCGAAGCACAGGCCGAAGCCAGACTGCTAATGCTGGCTGCCAACAACATCCTTAACCCGAAGGATGGCAAGCCGGTGGCCAGTCCCACCCAGGACATGGTTTTAGGTTGCTATTACCTGACCATGCAAAAGGATGGAGCTAAGGGCGAGGGCAGTATCTTTAAAGATGAGCAGGAAGCTATCCTGGCCTACGATAACGGAGCAGTTTCTCTGCATGCACTGGTCACGGTTCGCCGTAAGAACGGTGAGAGAATACAAACAACCGTTGGTAGAATCATCTTTAATGAAGTAATTCCGGATAAGCTGGGCTTTATCAATAAAGTATGCGATAAGAAAACTCTCAGCAAGATTGTCGCCGATTGTTATCGTAAGCTGGGTAATGCCCATACCGCAGAAACACTGGATGGTATAAAAGCTTTGGGTTATAAATACTCCACCCAGGCGGGTATTACCATTGGTGTGGCTGACATCACCATTCCGGAAGCGAAAAAAGAAATTTTGAACAAAGCCGAAGAACAGGTTAATAAAATTGAAACCCAATTCCGGCGGGGTCTCATTACTGAGGATGAACGCTATCGTAAAGTAATTGGCATTTGGAATGATGCCACGGATAAAGTAACCAAAGCCCTTATGGACAGCTTAGATAGATTTAATAACGTGTACATGATGGCTACCTCCGGTGCCCGTGGTAACATTCAGCAGATTCGTCAGCTGGCCGGCATGCGTGGTTTGATGGCTGACCCATCGGGTAGAATTATTGACTTGCCCATTAAAGCCAACTTCCGGGAAGGCCTGACCGTATTAGAATACTTTATCTCCACTCACGGTGCCCGGAAAGGTTTGGCGGATACAGCCCTGCGTACCGCCGACTCAGGTTATCTAACCCGTCGTCTGGTGGATGTGGCTCAAGACGTAATTGTCCGGGAAGATGATTGCGGTACCACCGAAGGGGTGGAAGTTACTGAAATCAGAGACGGTACGGAAACCATTGAAAAACTTGCTGAACGCCTGGAAGGCCGCGTTCCTATGGAACCAGTGGTTCATCCAGAAACCGGCGAAGTGATTATCTCCCAGGAGCAAGTTGACAACCACGGTCTGATTACTGAAGAACAAGCCCAGGCCATTCAGGAGGCAGGCATTACTAAGGTTAAGATACGTTCCGTTATTACCTGTAAAACTCGCTATGGCGTTTGCAAGCATTGTTACGGCAAAAACTTAGCCACCGGCGGTGCCATCGATATTGGTGAAGCAGTGGGCATCATTGCCGCCCAGTCCATCGGCGAACCAGGTACCCAGCTGACCATGCGTACCTTCCACACCGGTGGTGTAGCCGGAGACGATATTACCCAAGGTCTTCCCAGGGTTGAGGAATTATTTGAAGCCCGTCGACCTAAAGGTCAGGCCATTGTTTGCGAAGAAGACGGCGTAGTAGCTATTAGGGAAGTGAAGGGACGCCGCGAAATAGAGATTACTAAGGCTAACGGCGAAAAGAATGTCTATGCGGTGCCCTACGGTGCTCGCCTCAAAGTCAAAGAGGGTCAGTTTGTGGAAGCAGGGGACGAACTAACAGAGGGTTCTGTCAACCCGCACGATCTATTAAAGATCAAAGGTCCCTCCGGCGTACAGATTTACCTGCTGCAGGAAGTACAGCGAGTCTATCGCTTGCAGGGTGTGGAAATTAATGATAAACACATCGAAGTAATGATTCGTCAGATGCTGCGCAAGGTAAAAGTTGAGGAAGCCGGCGATACCGAACTGCTGCCCGGCGGACTGATCGACGTCTTTGAATTTGAAGAAGAGAACCGCAAGGTTATTGAACAGGGCGGCGAACCGGCGGTGGCCAAACCGGTACTGCTGGGTATCACCAAGGCATCCTTGGCCACAGACTCCTTCCTCTCCGCTGCTTCCTTCCAAGAGACCACCAGGGTATTAACTGAAGCAGCCATCAAAGGTAAGATGGATCCGCTGCTCGGCTTAAAGGAAAACGTTATTATTGGCAAACTTGTACCTGCCGGCACCGGTATGTCACGCTACCGTAATATAGAAGTGATTTCCGATAAAGAACAAGAGGCTGAAGATAATCGTGACATACTTTTACCCATGGGTGATGACCAGTTGGTAGCAGCAGAAAAAAGTGAGGATTTTGACCTGGTTCTAGAAAAATAACCCATCAAGAACTAAAACTACAAATTCTTGACATGGGCTAATATTAAGTGATATTATATGTAAGTGTTTTATTGGTGGAGGTGGGATTACCATGTCTTTAGAGCCGCTGAAGACAGCGCGCAAAAAGACAATAGGCGCAAAACAAACCGCAAAAGCAGTGGAAAGACAACAGGCAAAACAGGTTTTCTGGGCTGCTGATGCAGAAGCTCGCGTGGTTGATCCCATTCTCCGGAACTGTTCTTCTAAAAATATACCAACTATAAAAGTAGACAGCATGAAAGAATTGGGCAGAGCCTGCAACATTGAGGTGGGCTGTGCTATTGCTGCTATTATTGAATTTTAACGCAGTACTTCGAGAGGAGGTGTAGAGAGTATGCCTACCATTAACCAGCTTATTCGCAAGGGTCGTGAGGAGGTTACCTACAAGTCTGATTCTCCCGCCCTCAAAGAATGTCCTCAAAAGCGTGGCGTTTGCACAAGGGTTTATACTACAACCCCTAAAAAGCCCAACTCTGCCCTGCGCAAAGTAGCCCGTGTTCGCTTGACTAACGGCATTGAGGTAACATCTTACATTCCGGGTATTGGCCACAACCTGCAGGAGCACTCCGTAGTACTGGTCCGTGGTGGTCGTGTGAAAGACCTGCCTGGCGTACGTTACCACATTGTTCGCGGCGCGCTGGATTCTGCCGGTGTGCAAAACCGTAATCGCGGTCGCTCCAAGTATGGGGCTAAACGTCCTAAGAAATAATATGATTGCTTATTAAAGTTTAAATATGAAAGAATTATTGCGTAAAGGGGGGAAAATTAGTGCCAAGAAGAGGTGGAATCCCCAAACGGGAAGTGTTGCCGGATCCTGTATACGGTAGCAAAGTAGTTGCTAAACTGATAAACCAAGTCATGCTAGACGGTAAACGCGGCATCGCCGAAAGAATCGTTTACGAGGCTTTTGATATTGTTCGCGAAAAGACTGGCAAGAATCCCTTGGAAGTCTTTGACGCTGCTATGAAGAATGTAATGCCCGTATTGGAAGTTAAAGCTCGCCGGGTAGGTGGTGCTAACTACCAAGTTCCAGTGGAAGTTCGGCCAGAACGTCGCCAAACTTTAGGTATTCGTTGGCTTACCAACTACACCCGCAAGCGTGCTGGCAGGACCATGGCAGAAAAACTGGCTGCCGAATTGATGGATGCAGCAAACAACGTAGGCGCAACAGTTAAGAAACGTGAAGATACACATAAAATGGCGGAGGCCAACAAGGCATTTGCTCACTACAGGTGGTAAGGGGGAATCATTATGGCCCGACAGTTTCCGTTGGAAAGAACCCGCAACATAGGCATAATGGCCCATATTGATGCCGGAAAAACCACTACCACAGAGCGTATTTTGTTCTACACCGGGAAAGTTCACAAGATTGGTGAAACACATGACGGCGCAGCTACCATGGACTGGATGGTCCAGGAGCAGGAGCGTGGTATTACCATCACCTCTGCTGCTACAACCGCCCAGTGGAATAACCATCGTATAAATATTATAGACACACCCGGCCACGTGGATTTTACAGTTGAAGTAGAACGTTCGCTAAGGGTGTTAGATGGTGCAGTTGCTGTGTTCTGTTCGGTCGGTGGGGTAGAGCCCCAATCTGAAACTGTCTGGAGACAGGCCGATAAGTACGGCGTGCCCAGAATTGCTTACATTAACAAAATGGATCGTGTTGGTGCTGATTTCTTTAACGGCATGAACATGATCAGGGAACGCCTGGGTGCTAACCCAGTGGCGATCCAACTACCCATTGGTAGCGAGGATCGATTCAAAGGAATTGTAGATCTGGTAACTAACAAAGCTATTATTTATGTCGATGATCTGGGTACCAAGAGTGAGGCTACTGATATTCCTGCCGATATGGCAGAGTTGGTGGCAGAGTACCGGGAGAAACTGCTGGAAGCAGTGGCTGAGTCCGATGAAGAATTAATGATGAAGTACCTTGAGGGTGAAGAGCTTACAGAGGAAGAAATTAAGTTAGCCATTCGTAAAGCTACCCTCGCTGTCAAGATTACACCGGTACTTTGCGGTTCTTCCTTTAAAAACAAGGGTGTGCAGCCTTTGTTGGATGCCATTGTGGATTATCTGCCGGCACCCACCGATGTGCCGGCTATTCAAGGGGTTAACCCCGACACAGGGGCGGAAGATCAAAGAATCTCCAGTGACGCTGAGCCTTTCTCGGCCCTGGCTTTCAAGATTATGACCGACCCTTATGTGGGTAAACTAACCTACTTCCGGGTATATTCCGGTGTCTTACACTCCGGTTCCTATGTTTACAACTCCACTAAAGGCAAGAGAGAACGTATCGGTCGTATTCTCCAGATGCACGCCAACCACCGGGAAGAAATTCCCGAGGTATATGCCGGAGATATTGCGGCGGCTGTGGGTTTGAAGGATACAACCACCGGCGATACTCTCTGCGATGATAAACACCCCATTATTCTGGAGTCCATGGACTTCCCTGATCCGGTCATTCAAGTGGCCATCGAGCCCAAGACTAAGGCGGATCAGGACAAAATGGGTGTTGCCCTAAATAAACTCTCTGAGGAAGATCCCACCTTTAGGGTGCATACCGATGAAGAAACCGGTCAAACCATCATTGCTGGTATGGGCGAACTTCATTTAGAGATTATTGTGGATCGCCTTATGCGTGAGTTTAAAGTGGATGCTAACGTAGGTCGGCCCCAGGTTGCTTACAAAGAAACCATTCGCAAAGCAGTTAAAGCCGAAGGTAAATTTGTACGGCAATCAGGTGGTAAAGGTCAATACGGCCATGTTTGGATTGAGTTGGAACCTCTGGAGCCAGGTGGCGCAGGGTATGAATTTGTCAACAAGATTGTTGGTGGGGTTGTACCCAAAGAATACATTACACCCGTTGATAACGGTATTAGAGAAGCCATGGAAAACGGTATTTTAGCCGGCTATCCCATGGTGGACATTAAAGCCACACTCTTCGATGGATCTTACCACGAGGTTGACTCTTCAGAAATGGCCTTTAAAATTGCCGGCTCCATGGCCTTTAAGAATGGTGCCCAAAAGGCAGAACCAGTCCTGCTGGAGCCCATCTTTAAAGTAGAGGTAACTGTTCCCGAGGAATATCTCGGTGATGTTATCGGAGACCTCAACAGCCGTCGGGGACGCATTGAAGAAATGAACCAACGTGCCAATGCACGAATTGTAACTGCCTATGTACCTCTTTCGGAAATGTTTGGTTATGCCACCGACTTGCGTTCCAAGACCCAGGGTCGTGGCACCTACAGTATGCAGCATGACCACTATGAAGAGGTGCCCAAGAATATTGCTGAAGGCATTATTGCTAAGAGAAATGGTTAATTGATAGAAAAATCCCCATATGTGCAAGGAGGAAAGTATAAAATGGCTAAAGCTAAATTTGAACGTACCAAACCCCACGTTAACATTGGTACCATTGGTCACGTAGACCATGGTAAAACCACTCTGACCGCAGCTATTACCATTGTTTTGTCAACCATTGGCGGCGCTGCTGTAAGACGTTATGACGAAATCGACAACGCTCCCGAAGAGCGTGAACGTGGTATTACCATTAACACCTCCCACGTTGAATATGAAACCGCTAACCGTCACTATGCCCACGTTGACTGCCCCGGTCACGCTGACTATGTTAAGAACATGATTACCGGTGCTGCTCAAATGGACGGTGCCATCCTGGTTGTATCTGCCGCTGACGGCCCCATGCCTCAAACCCGTGAGCACATCCTGCTCTCTCGTCAGGTAGGCGTACCCTACATCGTAGTATTCTTAAATAAAGCCGATATGGTTGACGATCCCGAACTGCTTGAACTGGTAGACATGGAAGTTCGTGAACTGCTCAACTCCTATGAATTCCCTGGCGATGACACCCCCATCGTAGCCGGCTCCGGCCTGAAAGCTCTGGAATGTGGCTGCGGTAAGCGCGAGTGCGAATGGTGTGGCAAGATTTGGGAACTGATGGACAATGTAGACAAGTACATTCCTACTCCCGAACGTGCAGTAGATAAGCCCTTCCTGATGCCCGTAGAAGACGTGTTCTCCATCACCGGTCGTGGTACTGTAGCCACCGGTCGTGTAGAGCGTGGTCAAGTAAAAGTACAAGATGAAGTAGAAATCGTAGGTCTCAATGATAAGCCTCGTAAGACTGTAGTAACCGGCGTAGAAATGTTCCGCAAACTGCTGGACTATGCCCAAGCTGGTGATAACATTGGTACTCTGCTGCGCGGTGTAGACCGTAAAGAAATTGAACGTGGTCAAGTACTGGCTAAGCCTGGCAGCATTAAGCCTCACACCAAATACTCTGCGGAAGTATATGTACTGACCAAAGAAGAAGGTGGCCGTCACACCCCATTCTTTAACGGCTATCGTCCTCAATTCTACTTCCGTACCACCGACGTAACCGGCGTTGTTCAACTGCCTGAGGGTGTAGAAATGGTTATGCCCGGTGACAACATTAAAGTAGACGTTGACCTGATTACCCCCATCGCTATCGAAGAAGGTCTGCGCTTTGCTATTCGTGAAGGCGGCCGTACCGTAGGCGCTGGTGTAGTAACCGGTATTCGCGAATAATTTAGATGTTCGAAATTCGAAGTTCGAAGTTCGAAAAAGGAATCCAGAGGAGTGCCTGGCTCGAACCTCGAACCCGAACCTCGAACAGCTAGAACGACTAGCGATGAAGTGGAAGGTTGCTCAAAGTGCGAGGGAATTTTCATGGAGCAGTCCGCAAATCGGACGAAGGGAGAGTAAGCCATTATGAAAAACCAAAAAATTAGAATTAGACTTAAGGCCTTTGATCATCAAATGCTTGATCAGTCTGCTACCAAGATTGTAGACACAGCCAAGCGGACCGGTGCTCAGGTTGCAGGTCCTGTACCCCTGCCAACCGAAAAAAGCATTTATACCATTTTGCGTTCCCCCCATGTCAACAAAGACTCCCGGGAACAATTTGAAATGCGTGTACACAAACGTTTGATTGATATTCTTGAACCCACCCCGAAGACTGTGGACGCTCTTATGCGCCTAGATCTGCCTGCCGGCGTGGACATTGAAATCAAGCTGTAATTTACCCCGACAGTGTATGTTGGGAGCCGGGTTACTACAATCGGCTTCTAACCTCTGACTATAACAGGAGGTGTTAACCATGCCAAAAGGTATTCTTGGCAAGAAAGTTGGCATGACCCAGATCTTTACTGAAGCAGGTATTGCCATACCGGTAACAGTTGTAGAAGCTGGCCCATGCTATGTAGTACAAAAGAAAACCCCCGAGAATGATGGTTACAGTGCAATACAATTAGGTTTTGGCGAAAAGCGTGAAAACCTGTTGAACAAACCCACCAAGGGTCACTTAACTAAAGCCGGTGTACGTCCGGTTCGTTTCTTGCGGGAAATCAAAGTAGAAAATATTGACGAATATCAAGTTGGTCAAGAGATTAAAGCGGACATCTTTGCCCAAGGTGAAAAGGTGGACGTTGTAGGAACTTCCAAAGGACGCGGTTTTGCCGGTGGTATTAAACGTCACAACTTCCATCGTGGACCCATGGCCCATGGTTCCAAGTATCACCGTCGGCCCGGTTCCTCCGCAGCCAAAGGCCCTGCTCGGACCTTTAAAGGCAGAAAGCTCCCCGGCCATTATGGTGTGGATCGGGTAACCGTGCAGAATCTTGAAGTAGTTAAGGTTGATGCTGAACGCAATCTGCTTGCCATTAAAGGTGCCGTACCCGGACCACGGGGTGGCCTACTACTGGTTAAAAACAGCGTCAAAGCCAAGTAGCGTGACGCAGCGAAAGGAGGACTGTGAAGAATGCCTAAAGTAGCTTTATATAACATCAGTGGCCAACAGGTGGGCGAAGTGGAGCTCAAGGACGAAGTTTTTGGCATAGAGCCCCATGAAGCCGTACTGTTTGACGCAGTCACCATGCAATTGGCCTGCCAGCGTCAAGGAACCCATGATACCAAAACCAGAGCTGAGGTAAGAGGCGGTGGACGTAAACCCTGGCGTCAAAAGGGAACCGGTCGTGCCAGAGTTGGCAGCACCAGATCCCCCATCTGGCGTAAAGGTGGTATTGTCTTTGGCCCCCATCCCCGGGATTATTCCTACTCTCTGCCTAAGAAAGTGCGTAGACTGGCTCTCAAGTCTGCTCTTTCCAGCAAGGTATTGGAACAAAACATCATTGTCTTGGATCAACTGACACTGGATGCTCCCAAGACTAAAGAAATGGTTAGCATTTTAAACAACCTCAAAGTAAACAAAGCTTTGGTTGTAACCGCTGACCGGGATCTGAACGTAGAAAAATCTGCCCGTAATATTGAGGGTGTTAAGCCACTCAAAGCAGCAGGTGTCAATGTTTATGATCTGTTGAAATACCCCAAGCTAGTAATTACTAAGGACGCCGTTGCCAAGATTGAGGAGGTGCTGGCGTAATGAAAAATCCACGCGACATCCTCATTAAGCCGGTGGTAACCGAAAAAAGTACCGGTTTGTTAGCAGAAAACAAGTATACCTTTATTGTTGATATAAATGCTAATAAAACAGAAATTAAAAAGGCTGTTGAGGATATCTTTAAAGTTAAAGTAGAAAATGTTAACACCATGCGGGTGAAGGGAAAGTTGAAGCGTGTTCGCCAATTCACCGGCAGAACCCCTGAACGTAAGAAAGCAATCGTAACCTTAAAAGATGGCGACAAGATCGAGATCTTTGAAGGACTGTAAGGAGGGAAGCCCAGGTGGCAGTAAAAATCTATAAACCTACCTCACCTGGCCGCCGGTTTGTTACCGTCCCCGACTTTAGCGAGATCACCAAGTCTGAACCTGAAAAATCTCTGCTGGAGCCTCTTAAGAAGAACGGAGGACGCAATGCCCAGGGCCGATTAACCGTGCGGCACCAGGGTGGTGGCCATAAGCGGATGTACCGCATTATTGATTTCAAGCGCAACAAAGATGGCGTTCCCGCCAAAGTTGCTGCCATTGAATATGATCCTAATCGTTCCGCTCGTATTGCCTTGCTGCATTATGTGGACGGTGAAAAACGTTACATTCTGGCCCCTGTGGGTCTGGAAGTTGGTATGATCATTGAATCTGGTCCGGAGTCAGACATCAAAGTTGGTAACTGCTTACCACTGAGGAATATTCCTGTTGGTACCATGGTACACAACATTGAACTGTATCCCGGAGCAGGAGCCCAATTGGTACGTTCAGCCGGTGCTGCTGCCCAGCTGATGGCTAAAGAAGGCAAATACGCTAACCTGCGTCTGCCCTCCGGCGAAATGCGCCTGGTACTGCAAGAATGCCGGGCAACCGTTGGTCAGGTGGGTAACCTGGATCACGAAAACATTACCATTGGTAAAGCCGGTCGTAAGCGTCATCTGGGTATCAGACCTACCGTTCGTGGTAAGGTAATGAACCCTGTGGATCACCCCCATGGTGGTGGTGAAGGACGTAACCCCATCGGTCGGAACCCATCTACTCCTTGGGGTAAACTGGCAATGGGTGTTAAAACCCGCGGTCGCAAGAAAAGTGATCGCCTGATCGTCAAGCGTCGTAATCAGAAATAATTAAGGGGTCACAACACACCCGGCCCCGTGAGTATGGAACAAAGGGCATGATCCGGAAGGAGGTTCATAATGACTCGTTCTCTTAAAAAAGGACCGTTTATTGACGATCACCTTTTGAAGAAAGTAGAACAGATGAATGAGAAGGGCGAAAAGAAAGTCATTAAGACTTGGTCTCGCCGTTCCACCATCTTCCCGCAAATGATCGGTCATACAATTGCAGTTTATGATGGACGGAAGCATATTCCTGTATACGTAACTGAAGATATGGTCGGACATAAGTTGGGTGAATTCGCACCCACACGGACCTACAGGGGCCACGCTGGTTCCGAAAAGTCCACTTCGCTGAGATAACCACAAGAGGGGGCTAAACGATGGAAGCGAGAGCAATCGCCAAATTTATCCGCGTATCCCCGCGTAAAGCCCGCATGGTAGTAGATTTAATCAGAGGCAAAAAATTGGAAGAGGCTTTAGCAATCTTGCGCTATACTCCCAATAAAGCTGCTGAAGCTGTGACCAAAGTGGTCAAATCTGCTGCCGCTAACGCGGAACACAACTACGAAATGGATAAGGACGATTTAGTAATATCCCAAATTTTCGTAGATCAGGGCCCCACCCTGAAACGTGTTATGCCAAGAGCGATGGGACGTGCGGATATTATTAAAAGAAAAACCAGCCACATTACAGTGGTAGTGTCGGATAAAAAGGAGGGATAATTGCGTGGGCCAGAAGGTTAACCCCAAGGGTTTGCGAATTGGCATTATCAAGGATTGGGAAGGTAAATGGTTCGCTGATAAGCGCAATTACTCCAATTTACTGATCGAAGATGTAAAAATTCGCGAATTTATTAAGCGCAAGCTATACCAAGCTGGTATTGCCAAAACTCAAATTGAACGTGCTGCCAATCGTGTAAAGGTTTCCATTCATACTGCCAAACCCGGTATTGTTATTGGCCGCGGTGGTGCTGAGGTTGAAAGTTTAAGAAAAGAACTGGAAAAAATGACTGGCAAGCAAGTTCATGTCAATATCGTAGAAATTAAAACCCCGGATACAGATGCCCAGTTGGTGGCTGAAAACATTGCTGCCCAATTGGAAAAGCGGATTGCATTCCGTCGGGCTATGAAGCAAACTGTACAGCGCTCCCTCAGAATGGGTGCGAAGGGTATTAAAATTGCCTGCAGTGGACGTTTGGCCGGTGCTGAAATTGCTCGTACCGAATGGTACAGTGAAGGTAAAGTGCCTCTGCATACACTGCGCGCTGACATTGATTATGGTTTTGCCGAAGCTAACACAACCTACGGTAAAATTGGTGTAAAAGTTTGGATCTATAAAGGAGAAGTTTTGCCGGAAGCGAAAAAACCCGCAGCCGGACAAGGAGGCGAGTAACCGATGCTTATTCCGAAAAGGGTTAAATACCGTAAGCAGCACCGTCCCCGTGGCAACGGCGGCATGGCTAAAGGCGGTAGAGAGGTAAGTTTCGGTGAATACGGCATCCAGGCCCTAGAGGCCGGTTGGATTACAAACCGTCAAATCGAAGCTGCTCGTATTGCAATGACCCGTTATATTAAACGCGGTGGTAAGGTGTGGATCCGCATCTTCCCGGATAAGCCCATCACCCAAAAACCCGCTGAAACTCGTATGGGTTCCGGTAAGGGTGCTCCGGAACACTGGGTAGCCATTGTTAAGGCAGGTCGCGTTATGTTTGAAGTGGCCGGTGTCCCCGAAGCAACTGCTCGTGAGGCACTGCGTCTGGCTATGCACAAGCTACCCGTAAAATGTAAGTTTGTAAAACGTGGGGAAGTAGGTGAAGCCAATGAAGGTTAAAGAAATTAGAGAACTCACCGATGCTGAACTGGCTAAAAAGCTTTACGACTCCAAAGATGAGCTCTTTAAGCTAAGATTTCAGTTGGCCACCGGACAATTGGATAACCCCATGAAGATTAAAGAGGTTAAAAAGAAAATTGCCCGCTTAAAGACTATTGAAACTGAAAGAAAACTGGGCATTCGATAACAAGGTTGTAAATTGTCATCGACCAGGAAGGAGGTACGATGGTGGAGCAGCGTAATATGCGCAAGGTTCGTCAGGGTAGAGTTGTCAGTGACAAAATGGATAAGACCATTGTTGTTGCTGTTGAAGATCGTGTTCGTCACCCCCTTTATAACCGCACCATTCGTAAAACAAAGAAATTTAAAGCCCATGATGAAGAAAATAGCTGCCGTATTGGCGATATCGTCCGCATCATGGAAACCCGCCCGCTGTCCAAGGATAAGCGCTGGCGTGTGATCGAAATCCTGGAAAGGGCCGAACAGCTATAATATTTAGCTGTACCCGGTACGAAGGGAGGTTAATTCAGTGATTCAAGTTCAAACAACCTTGAAAGCTGCTGATAACACAGGAGCCCGTAAACTGATGTGCATCAAGGTATTGGGCGGATCCATGCGTCGTTATGCCAGCGTCGGAGATATTATTGTGTGCTCCGTTAAAGAAGCTACACCCGGCGGCGTTGTCAAAAAAGGCGATGTTGTTAAGTGCGTAATTGTTCGTACTGCCAAAGAAGTTCGTCGTGAAGATGGCTCTTACATCAAATTTGATGAAAATGCAGCCGTGATCATTAAAGAGGATAAAACCCCTCGGGGTACTCGTATCTTTGGACCCGTGGCCCGTGAGTTGCGTGAAAAAGACTTCATGAAAATTGTTTCCCTTGCACCGGAAGTTATATAGTGAGAGGGGACTTTTTACCAAGAGGTAAGAGTGGTAGGAGTGACTCTTACACAGGAGGTGTATGTACTACATGCCGAAAGTTCATGTTCGCAAGGGCGATACGGTACTGGTGATTACCGGTAAAGATGCCGGGAAAAAAGGTAAAGTATTGTCTGTAGAACCGGCCAAGAGCCGAGTTATTGTGGAAAAAGTAAATGTTGTTAAGCGTCATCGTAAGGCCACTCCCCAGATGCCTCAAGGAGGTATCGTGGAACAAGAGGCCCCCATCCATAGCTCTAATGTTATGCTGTTCTGCAATAAGTGCAACAAGCCTACCAGAATCAAGAAAAGAATTCTGGATAACGGCAACAAGGAACGAGTTTGCAAACATTGCGGAGAAACACTAAGCTAACAAGAGTGTCGGAAAGGAGGAGAGCACGTGGCAAGACTAAAGGAAAAATACCTGAACGAAGTTCTGCCGGCTATGATGCAAAAGTTCGGCTATAAGAATGTAATGCAGGTTCCCAAGGTGGAAAAAGTAGTCATCAATGTCGGGTTAGGCGAAGCTATTCAAAACTCAAAAGCTGTTGACGCCGCCGTAGGTGACCTAATGGCCATCACCGGGCAAAAACCCATTACCACCAAAGCCAAGAAATCAATTGCCGCCTTTAAATTACGGGCTGGCATGACCATTGGTGCTAAGGTAACCCTGCGTGGAGATCGGATGTATGAGTTTGTAGATAAACTCTTCAATATCGCACTGCCTCGGGTAAGAGATTTTCGTGGTGTTTCCGACAAGTCCTTTGATGGCCGTGGCAACTACACCCTGGGCTTGAAAGA
This region of Desulforamulus ferrireducens genomic DNA includes:
- the rplX gene encoding 50S ribosomal protein L24, encoding MPKVHVRKGDTVLVITGKDAGKKGKVLSVEPAKSRVIVEKVNVVKRHRKATPQMPQGGIVEQEAPIHSSNVMLFCNKCNKPTRIKKRILDNGNKERVCKHCGETLS
- the rplN gene encoding 50S ribosomal protein L14, which gives rise to MIQVQTTLKAADNTGARKLMCIKVLGGSMRRYASVGDIIVCSVKEATPGGVVKKGDVVKCVIVRTAKEVRREDGSYIKFDENAAVIIKEDKTPRGTRIFGPVARELREKDFMKIVSLAPEVI
- the rpmC gene encoding 50S ribosomal protein L29, with amino-acid sequence MKVKEIRELTDAELAKKLYDSKDELFKLRFQLATGQLDNPMKIKEVKKKIARLKTIETERKLGIR
- the rplE gene encoding 50S ribosomal protein L5; amino-acid sequence: MARLKEKYLNEVLPAMMQKFGYKNVMQVPKVEKVVINVGLGEAIQNSKAVDAAVGDLMAITGQKPITTKAKKSIAAFKLRAGMTIGAKVTLRGDRMYEFVDKLFNIALPRVRDFRGVSDKSFDGRGNYTLGLKEQLIFPEIEYDKIDKVRGMDITFVTTAKTDEEARELLRLMGMPFVKAS
- the rpsQ gene encoding 30S ribosomal protein S17; protein product: MVEQRNMRKVRQGRVVSDKMDKTIVVAVEDRVRHPLYNRTIRKTKKFKAHDEENSCRIGDIVRIMETRPLSKDKRWRVIEILERAEQL